Within the Saccharopolyspora gloriosae genome, the region TCAACATCGGCACCGATGCCATCGCTTTCGTCGATGACCAGCCGTTCGAACGGGACGAAGTCGTCCATGAGCACCCGGACGTGCTGTGCGTGGACGCGGCGGAGCTGACGGATCTGCTGGTCCGGCCGGAGTTCATCCCGAGGTTCGTGACGGAGGACTCGAAGAGGCGTCGCGAGATGTACCGCGAAGACGCCCGACGCAAGATCGACGAAAAATCCTTCGCCGGCCCGCAGGAGACGTTTCTGGCGGGGCTGGACATGCGGTTCGAGATCGCCGAAGCCGGTGAAGGCGATCTGCAGCGTGCGGAGGAGCTCACCGTGCGCACGAACCAGCTGAACACCACGGGACGCACATTTTCGTACGATGAGCTGGACGCCTTTCGCCGGTCTGATGACCACCTGCTGTTGGTCGCCAGGCTGACCGACAGGTACGGGCCTTACGGCAACATCGGTCTGGCCCTGATGGACACCAGCGGACCGGGTTGGACGATTCGATTGCTGCTCATGTCGTGCCGCGTGATGTCACGTGGGGTGGGCACGGTATTGATCAACCACATCAAGCGCCGCGCGGCGTCGGCCGGAGTGCAGCTGTCGGCGGACTTCATCTCGACCGGGCGCAACCGGCCGATGTTGGTGTCGTTCAAGTTCAACGGATTCAGCGAGGTCGCTCGCGATGGTGCTTACGTCACCTTCAGGGCGGACTTGACCGCGATCCCGCCGGACCCCGATTACATCAAGATCCTCGTGAGCTGATTCAGGTTCGGCCAGTGCCGCTCAGAACCAGCCGCCGTCCGACAGACCGTGACCGGCCAAGCGACCCACCGCCCACTCCGACCGGAGTGAACGGACCGTTCGTCCAGTCTTGTTGGACGAACGGTCCGCTCACTCGTTCCCGAGGGTGGATGTCGCTGGTCGGTACGGCGGTGGGGTGGAGTGCCGTCGACCGGTATCTCCGCGATGATCCGGCGGCGGCGACGGCGTTCGACGGTGGGGACGCTCCCGATGAGCTCGCCACCGGCCTCGTCGGCGGAGGGTGTCGACGCGGCGCCGCAGCCCGAAGATCTCGGACTCGACTGCCCGTGCCGAGAGGCCCGAAGGCCCTGCGTGCACCTGCTGGCCGCCTATTACGCGGTCGTCCAGCGCATCGACGAGGAACCGGCGCCGGCACTCGCCGTGCGCGGGTTCGCGCGGTCCGCGCGGGGCCGGAGCAGGTCGGCGGGAGCTCGATTCCGATCGACGCGCTCGCCCCGCAGGACTTCTTCACCGCGCGCACGAATCCCGCCCGGAGCTGAGGACCGTCCGGGGACGTTCATCACCGGTCTTCGACGTGTCCTGCGTGGGTCGCGGATCGAGGGATTCGGCGCAAGCATCGCCGCAGCGCCACCGTGGAAGCGGTGTTCGGCGCGCGGTTCAACCGCCTCGATGATCTTCGGTGGTCGTTTTCCGTTGGCGGACAACGAAAAATGGCCCCGTCTCGGACCGTCCAAGTTCAACGACAGCTCCTCAGGGGCGGCCCTCCGAGTGGCCGAGCGCGTCGGTGGACGCGTTCGCGGACGTGGGGATCAGGTTCTCCGCGGTGGCGCCGATCGTCGTCAGGCATGCCGAGGTCACCGGATGATCCCGGCCGCCGAGCCGGGTCGCGGCGAGGATGCGGCGCGCCGGCGCGGGTTCCCCGTGCAGCGGGATGCGCACCACCGGCCAGTCGCCGTGGAGCCGGGCGAGCCGGGGCACCAGGATGATGCCGAAGTTGTGAGCGACGAGCGCGGTTCCGGTGTCCCACTCGTCGGCGTGATGCGCGATGTTGGGGCTGAAGCCCGCCGTCATGCACGCGGTGCGCACCAGATCGTGGTAAGTAGTTCCAGGTCTGCCGACGATCCAGGGTTCGTCGGCGGCATCGGCGAGTGTGACGGTGGCCTGCCCGGCCAGCCGGTGATCGCTGGGAACCACCAGGTCGAGCGGATCGTCGAGCAGCGGGTGCTGCTCGAAGCGGTGGTCGCCCATGGGCGGCGTCTCCGCGGTGTTGATCACCAACGCCAGATCGGCATCCCCCGCGAGCAGCAGGTCGAAGCAGGGCGCCGGTTCCGCTTCGATGACCCGGACGCGCACTCGGGGAAACCGCCTGCGCAGATCCGCGGCCGCGGCGGGCAGCAGGTGGGTCGCGGCGGTGGAGAAGCCGCACAAGGTGAACGGCCCGGAGGGTTCGTCCACGGCCGCGGCGAGTTCCGCGTAAGCGCGCTCCGCCTGCGCGTGCAGGGCCTCCGCGTGGTGCAGCACGGTCCTGGCCGCGGCGGTGAGGCGGATGCCGCGACCGGCCTGGGCCACCAGCTCCACGCCGAGCTCATCGGCCAGCTGACGCAGCTGGTACGACACCGTCGAGGGGTGTAGTGCAGCGCGGCCGCGGCAGCGGTGACCGTGCCGTAGTGGGCGACCATCTGCAGGACTTTCAGTTTCGGATCGACCATGCGACTATTTTGCACGGTTCGCTCGAGGAACGTTTGATTCCCTTCACGGTTCATGGCCAGCAAGCTGTCGGCGTGCTGCCCACGAAACGATCGCGCCGCGATCCCCGAACCCCTCCCGAGTACGACCGCGGCGACCGCGCAGGTGCGGTGCGCACGGGCATCTACCTGTTGGTCGTGCTCACCGCCGGGGCGTACCTGCCGAGCCCGCTGTATCCGGGTTACCAGCGGGCGTTCGAGATCAGCGATCTGACCATGACGCTGCTCTACGCAACGTTCGCCCTGGTGAGCGCGCCCGCCCTGCTGCTGTTCGGGTCCGCGTCGGACGCGCTGGGAGCTCGATCGGTGCTGCGGGCGGGGGTGGTGCTGTCCGCCGCCGGTTCGCTGTGCTTCGCGTTCGCCGCGAACCCCGGGTGGCTGATGGCCGGTCGTGCCGCGCAGGGACTCGCGCTGGGTGCGGTCACCACGGCCGCCACCGCTTTGATCAACGGCAACGCGCCCGATTCGAGCAGGCATCGGGCCGCTGTCCTGGCGAGCACCGCGTTCCTGCTCGGCACGGCGGCCGGTCCGGTCGCGGCCGGTGTGCTGGCCCAGCACGTGTGGGCGCCGTTGTTCTCGCCGTACCTGCTGCACCTTGTCCTGCTGGGCTTCGGGTGGAGTCGCGTCTCGGCGCTCCCGGCGTCCGCTGGGCCGCCGTTGCGGCGGTGGAGACCCGAGCGGCCGCACATCCCGCGCGGCACGCGGCGGTCGTTCGCCACGGCCGCGGCCACCGGGTTCCTCGCCTGGACCGTGGTCGGGATTTTCCTCGCGGTCGTCCCGGTTCTGCTGGACCGGGCGGGTCACGCCGACCTGGCGGTCATCGGATGCGTGCTGGGCGCGGTGCTGGTCTGCTCCGCGTCGGCGCAACCGTTGGTGCTCCGCTTCGGCGCCCGGCCCGCGCAGTTGGCCGGGCTCGGCGGACTGTTCGTGAGTCTCGTGCTGCTGGCGCTGACCGGCGGCGGCTCCTTGCCGATCACGTTGGGCGCGGCCGTGGTGGCGGGTGTCGGTCACGGGTTCGCCTACGGCGGCGCGGCCGGCACCATCGAGGACGTCGCGCCGCCCGAGGAACGCGGTGCCGTCGTCGGCG harbors:
- a CDS encoding HAD family hydrolase, giving the protein MTEQVTDVKSVKCVVWDLDQTIWDGVLLEDGDVRLRPGVRQVLEVLDERGILHSLASRNDPEAVRAKLEEFGIDHYFLHPQIGWHVKSESVGRIAEALNIGTDAIAFVDDQPFERDEVVHEHPDVLCVDAAELTDLLVRPEFIPRFVTEDSKRRREMYREDARRKIDEKSFAGPQETFLAGLDMRFEIAEAGEGDLQRAEELTVRTNQLNTTGRTFSYDELDAFRRSDDHLLLVARLTDRYGPYGNIGLALMDTSGPGWTIRLLLMSCRVMSRGVGTVLINHIKRRAASAGVQLSADFISTGRNRPMLVSFKFNGFSEVARDGAYVTFRADLTAIPPDPDYIKILVS
- a CDS encoding LysR family transcriptional regulator; its protein translation is MSYQLRQLADELGVELVAQAGRGIRLTAAARTVLHHAEALHAQAERAYAELAAAVDEPSGPFTLCGFSTAATHLLPAAAADLRRRFPRVRVRVIEAEPAPCFDLLLAGDADLALVINTAETPPMGDHRFEQHPLLDDPLDLVVPSDHRLAGQATVTLADAADEPWIVGRPGTTYHDLVRTACMTAGFSPNIAHHADEWDTGTALVAHNFGIILVPRLARLHGDWPVVRIPLHGEPAPARRILAATRLGGRDHPVTSACLTTIGATAENLIPTSANASTDALGHSEGRP
- a CDS encoding MFS transporter — encoded protein: MRTGIYLLVVLTAGAYLPSPLYPGYQRAFEISDLTMTLLYATFALVSAPALLLFGSASDALGARSVLRAGVVLSAAGSLCFAFAANPGWLMAGRAAQGLALGAVTTAATALINGNAPDSSRHRAAVLASTAFLLGTAAGPVAAGVLAQHVWAPLFSPYLLHLVLLGFGWSRVSALPASAGPPLRRWRPERPHIPRGTRRSFATAAATGFLAWTVVGIFLAVVPVLLDRAGHADLAVIGCVLGAVLVCSASAQPLVLRFGARPAQLAGLGGLFVSLVLLALTGGGSLPITLGAAVVAGVGHGFAYGGAAGTIEDVAPPEERGAVVGALYVAFYLGAGCPAIAVGLVTLGSSLETATSWVTAVAGAFVPVVAVAVATVGHPRDALPVAPARAARLRDPRSPLRLIRRSEPLRGNRFPEGRCAAGRAGRWRRSRRPRPAGGRSRPS